Proteins encoded within one genomic window of Stieleria sp. JC731:
- a CDS encoding SMI1/KNR4 family protein, producing MTLRDDEILEVFRELPGHRGSSAAELDATEKLLGIKFPVQYREFMELDSNRLCIAEIAAPLSHLAKLHVCATELLERDGFEFRLQADDVVFAWDEIYAFLFFKADGSNDPATWMFNYNDSESDGKPVVISESLTGYFTDRLRQYLNLSWH from the coding sequence ATGACACTCCGAGATGACGAGATTCTCGAAGTTTTTCGTGAGTTGCCAGGGCACCGCGGTTCTTCCGCTGCGGAGTTGGACGCTACAGAGAAGCTTTTAGGCATCAAGTTTCCGGTTCAGTACCGTGAGTTTATGGAACTGGACTCAAATCGGCTCTGTATTGCGGAAATTGCAGCTCCCCTTTCACATCTAGCGAAGCTGCACGTCTGTGCTACAGAGCTTTTAGAGCGCGACGGATTCGAGTTCCGCTTGCAGGCTGATGATGTCGTATTCGCATGGGACGAGATCTATGCTTTTCTCTTTTTCAAAGCCGACGGAAGTAATGATCCCGCTACGTGGATGTTCAATTACAATGATTCCGAATCCGATGGGAAACCAGTGGTGATTTCCGAATCGCTAACGGGATACTTTACGGATAGGCTTCGCCAATACCTCAATCTCAGCTGGCATTAA